The window GTTGATCCAGACCGCGGCGCCGGACTCCGAACCGGCCAGATACTTGAGCTTGCCCGGCGCGCGCCGGATCGAGAACACCTGCAGGGCCAGGTGCCAGAGGTCGCGGTCCTGCCGCACCGGCGCCTGCTGCCAGCCCGCGATGTACGGCGCCGGGGTGTCGAACAGCCCGTCGAAGCGGCGCAGCACCGCCGGGTACAGCTCGGAGAGCTCGGCCAGCTCCGGCTCGTCCAGCGCGGGCAGGTCGGGGACGTGCCGGTGCGGAACGATCATCACCTCGTAGGGCCACCGCGCGGCGAACGGCACGTACGCGGTGAAGTGCGAGCCCTTCTCGACGATCCGGGCGCCGTCGGCCTGCTCGGCGGCGAGCAGCGCGCACTGCAGGCACTCGCCGGTCGCGTCGTGGTGGTCGCGCAGCGACTGTCGGATGCGATCCATCCGCGGCGGCACGAACGGGTACGCGTAGATCTGCCCGTGCGGGTGGGAGAGCGTCACGCCGATCTCCTCGCCCCGGTTCTCGAAGCTGAAGACGTACTCGACGCCGTCGATCCGGCCCAGGGCCTCGGTCCGCTGCGCCAGCGCGTCGAGCACCGTGCGGACCCTGGCGGCGGGCAGGCGGGAGAACGCTCCGTTGTGGTCGCTGGTGAAACAGACGACCTCGCACCGCCCGTTGCCCGGTTCGGTGTGGAACAGGCCGGTCAGCGACGACTCCACCGGGGTCGACGTCGAGAGCGAGGGGAACCGGTTCTCGAACACCACGACGTCGTAGTCGGACGCCGGGATCTCGGTCTGGTGCGTCGCGCCGTTCAGTTGCTCAGTACGGGTCGGGCAGAGCGGGCACTGGTCGGTCGGCGGCAGGAACGTGCGGGTCTGCCGGTGACCGGCGATCACCACCCACTCCCCGGCCAGCGCGTCCCAGCGCCGCTCGGACGTGCTGACCACGTGCGGCAGGCCGCGCTCGTCGACCGCGGACCGGTCCTTGCCCGGCGCGTCGTCGAAGTAGAACAGCTCCCGTCCGTCGGAGAGGTGGGTCTCGGAGATGTTGCTCATGTGCGGTCCTCGACGGCGGGGGTCACTGGGCTGCGTGATCGGCTGCGACGTCGACGACGATGAGTTCGCCGACGGCTTCGGCCAGGATGTCGTTCGCGGCGGGGGGAAGGCCGCGGTCGGTGATCAGGACATCGGCGGTGGACAGCGGCCCGAAGTCCGCGAGCCCGACGATGCCCCACTTGGTGGAGTCGGCGAGCACCACGACCTCGCGTGCGCTGTTGATCAGCGCCCGGTTGGTCTGGGCCTCGGCCAGGTTCGGCGTGGTGAGCCCGGCCACCGCGTCCATGCCGTGCATACCGATGAACAGCTGGTCGACGTGGAGCGACGCGATCGACTGGTCGGCGACCGGCCCCACCAGCGCCGCACTGGGCGTCCGTACTCCACCGGTGAGGATGACCGTGAACCCGGCCCTGGGCGCCTGGGCCTCCAGGATGTCGGCGACCGTCGTCGAGTTCGTCACCACGGTCAGTTCGGGGATCGCGGTGATGTGCCGGGCCAGCGTCCACGTGGTGGTACCGGCGGACAGCGCGATCGCGGTGCCCGGCGTGATCAGCTCGGCCGCGCGGGCGGCGATCGCTTCCTTCGCCGGCTGCTGCAGCGCGCTCTTCACCGCGAAGCCGGGCTCGTCGGTGCGGCGCGAGTTGGCCAGCACCGCGCCGCCGTGCACCTTGTGGAGCACGCCGGACTTGGCCAGCACCTCCAGGTCCCGGCGGATCGTCATGTCGGAGACGCCGAGCAGCTCGGTGAGGTCGCTGACCCGCACGCCGCCGCCGCGCCGGATCTCCTCGACGATGCGGGCCTGCCGCTGACTAGCCAGCATGGTGGGCCCCCACGGAATGGGCTCCGGCCGCCGGCGACGTGGTGAAGGTCCGCGGTGTCGCGAAGCCGTGTGCGGTCGCTGCGGCTACGGCGGCGCGCGCGGCGTCGTCCACCGCGTTCTGGTCGAGCAGTGCGATGACGCACCCACCGAAACCACCGCCGGTCATCCGGGCGCCGTAGGCGCCCGCGGCCAGCAGCGCCTCGACGAGGACGTCGACCTCCGGGACCGTGATCTCGAAGTCGTCGCGCATCGACGCGTGCGACGCGGTCAGCGCGGGCCCGATCTCCCGGACCTTTCCGGCGTCGAGCAGCGCGACCACGTCGGTGACCCGCGCGTTCTCGGTGACGATGTGCCGCGCCCGCTTGACCAGGACCTCGCCGTCGGGCTCGGCGGCCAGCTTGGCCAGGGCCTCGTCCAGATCGACGACGTCCCGCAGCGCTCGCAACCCGAGCGTCGAGGCGGCTTGCTCGCAGGAACGGCGCCGGGCCGCGTACTCCCCGTCGGCGTGCCGGTGCGGCGCTCTCGAGTCGACGACCAGCAGCGCCAGGCCCTCGGCGTCCAGACCGAACGGAACCGGACGCACGTCGAGCGTGCGCATGTCGCAGAACAGCACCGATCCGGCCTCGCCGAGCATCGAGGCGAGCTGGTCCATCCCGCCGGTCGGTGCGCCGACGAAGTCGTTCTCGGCCTTCCTGGTGGCGGCCACCAGCTCCCGCGGGGAGAGCCCGAGTTCCAGCAGGTCGTTCGCGGCGCCACCGACCGAGCAGGTCAGCGCGGCCGAGGAGGACAGCCCAGCGCCCAGCGGGACGTCGGAGTCGACGGCCACGGTCAGACCGGGCAGGTCGACGCCGAGCGCCCAGAGAACCCCGGCCGGGTAGGCAGCCCACCCGGGCACGGCGCCGGGGGCCAGGTCGGCCACCGGCACCTCGACCGGGTCGGGCTCCTGCGCCGAGGTGAACCGCAGCATGCCCTCCGGGCCGGGGGAGACCGTGGCTCTGCAGCCGAATTCGATGGCCAGCGGCAACACGAAGCCGTCGTTGTAGTCGGTGTGCTCGCCGATCAGGTTCACCCGTCCCGGCGCCAGCCAGCTGGCCGATTCGCGCATGCGCACAGTCCTCTCCCGACCCCTCAGCCGGCTAGCCGGATCACGACTACCGCACCGGCGCCGACCGTGTCGGTCTCGGCCCACTCACGGCCGGTGAGAAGGTCCTTACCCCGTACCGGCACGGCAATCGCAGCGTCGGAATGGTTGATCGCGAACAGGTACCGCGCATCACCACCGACGCGCTCGACCACGTCCAGCCCGTCCGGCCACGGCGAGAGCGGCAGTACCGGCTTCACCCCGGCGGAGATCAGGACGCTGCCGACCAGCCACGCGTGGCTCGCCGCGTCCAGCCGGGTGCCGACGTACCAGGCCTCGCCGTTGCCGACCGAGTTGCTGGTGATCACCGGCCGCCCCGCGAGCGGGCCGTTCTTGTAGGTGACGAGCACCTCCGCGGTGGTGGCGGTCGCCGCTTCGGTCCACAGTGTGCCGGTCGCCTCGCTGCCGATGCCTTCGAGCTCGACGCTGTCCCCGGCCAGCAGCGGGTTGAACTCCTCGACGCGGACGCCGAGCAGGTCGCGGAACGCCCCCGGGTAGCCGCCGAGCCGCACGTGGTCGTTGTGGTCGACGATGCCGGAGAAGTACGTGACCAGCGCGGTGCCACCGGCCTCGACGAACTCGGTGAGGTTCGGCCCGGCCTCGCCGCCGGTGAGGTACAGCGTCGGGACGATGACCAGCCGGTACCCGGACAGGTCGTGGTCGGGGTGGACGAAGTCGCAGGCGACCCCGCGCTCCCACAGCGCCCGGTGGAACCGCCGCAGCTCACCCAGGCCGGTGACCTCGACGCTGGGGTGCGAGTCGAGCTCGATCGCCCACCAGCTCTCCCAGTCGACGGTGATCGCGACCTCGGCGCGGACGGTGCTCCCGGCCACCTCTTCGAGGTTGTGGAGGTCGTTGCCGAGGGCGACGACGTCCCGCCAGAGCTTCGAGTCGGTGCCGGCGTGCGGCACCAGCGCGGAGTGGAACTTCTCGGCTCCGGCCTTCGACTGCCGCCACTGGAAGAACAGCGCGCCGTCGGCACCGCGGGCGGTGTGGGTGAGGCTGTCCCGCCGCAGCTGGCCGGGCAGCTTCGCCGGGTTGCGCGGCTGCCAGTTGACGGCGCTCGTGGAGTGTTCCATCAGCAACCAGGGCTGACCACCGGCGAGCGACCGGATCAGGTCACCGGACATCGCCAGGTCGTGGGTGGCGCCACCGGCTCCGAGACCTTCGACGATGCGGTAGTGGTCGTTGGAGATCAGGTCCTGCTCGGCGGCCCAGGCCCAGTAGTCCAGCGGCTTGAAGAACGTCATGAAGTTCGTCGTGACCGGTGCGCTGGACACCTCACGGAGGATCTCGGCCTCGGCGCGGAAGCAGTCCAGCAGCTCGTCGGAGGAGAACCGCCAGAAATCCAGCTGCTGGGTGGGGTTCGCGAACGTGTGGTACGCCGGGGTCCGCGGCGGGATGATCTCGGCCCAGTCGTAGTAGCGCTGGCTCCAGAACGCGGTGCCCCAGGCCTCGTTCAGCGTGTCGAGGCTGGAGTACCGGTCCCGTAGCCAGGTGCGGAACGCCTCGGCGGACGTGTCGCAGTAGCAGTGCCAGTTGTGGCAGCCGTACTCGTTGTGGACGTGCCACATCGCGACCGCGGGATGCTCGGCGTAGCGTTCGCCGATCGCCCTGGTGAGCCGGGCGGAGGCGGTGCGGTAGTCCGGCGACGACGGGCAGAACGCCTGACGCGCCCCGTACCAGCGGCGCTGGCCGTTCGCGTCCACCGGGAGCGAGTCGGGGTAGCGGCGGGAGAACCAGGGCGGCGGCGTGGCCGACGCGTTGGCCAGGTCGACCGCGATGCCGTTGTCGTGCAGCAGGTCCAGGACGCGGTCGAGCCAGCCGAACTCGTACTCCTTCTCGGCGGGTTCCAGCTTCGCCCAGGAGAAGATGCCGACCGAGACCAGGTTGACCTTGGCCTCTTTCATCAGCGCGACGTCCTCGAGCCAGACCGACTCCGGCCACTGCTCGGGGTTGTAGTCACCGCCGTAGGCCAGCTTGCCGCCGAGGCGGGCGGTGACCGCCCGCAGGCCAGCGTTACTCATATCTATCAACCCTTGTTGGAGCCGAGAGTGAGACCGGCGACGAACTGGCGCTGGAGCGCGACGTAGACGGCCAGCACCGGGATCGCGGTCAGGAGTGCGCCGGCCGCGATCAGGTTGTCGTTCTGGGCGTACTGCCCGAACAGGTTGTTGATACCGGTGGTGACCGGTAGCCGGTCACCGGTCTGGATGAACAGCAGCGCCCAGAAGAAGTCGTTGTAGACCCAGATGACCTCGAGCGTGGCCAGCGCGGCCAGGGCCGGGCGGCAGAGCGGGAGGATGATCTTCCAGAACTGCTTCCAGACGCCCGCGCCGTCGACCAGCGCGGCCTCGGTCAGCTCGTGCGGCAGCGCCTTCATGTAGTTGCTCAGCACGAACGTGCAGAACCCGACCTGGAACGCGATGTTCGCCGCGATCACGCCGTAGTAGGTGTTGAGCAGCGACCCGGAGTCGCTCACCGAGTACGGCAGCGCGAAGTGCTTGTAGAGCTGGAACAGCGGCGCGGCGAGGATCTGCTGCGGCAGCAGGTTGCCCGCGGTGAACAGGATCAGCAGCGTGATGTTGAACCGCCACCGGAACCGCGACACCGCGAACGCGACCATCGCGGCCAGTGCCAGCGTGATGATCACCGCCGGGATCGTGATGATCGCCGAGTTGACGAAGTAGTTCGAGAACCCGCCCTGGTTCCACGCCTCGACATAGTTGTCGAAGTTGAACGCCCCGCCGGTGCTCAGGTAGCCGTACTTCTGGGTGTCCTTCTCCGGGCGGAGCGACGTGTAGATCGTCCACACCAGCGGGATCAGCCACAGCACCGCGGTGATCGTCAGGAACGAGTAGCTGAAGATCCGGCCGCCGCGGCTGACCTTCGGCCCGCTCTTGGACGACTTCGCCAGGACCGCCGGCGCTTTCGTCTTGGTCAGCACGGTCATCGCTGCTCCTCCTTCCGGAAGGTCTGCCAGAGGTACGCGACGATCGGTACCAGGGAGATCACCAGCAGCACGGTCGCGATCGCCGCGCCGACGCCGATCTGGGTGCCCTCGCCGACCAGGTTCTGGACGACGAGCGCGGAGAGCAGCTCGAGGCCGTTCGTGCCGCGGTTGATCACGTAGACGATGTCGAACGCGCGGAGCGCCTCGATGACCGTGATGACGACGACCACGATGTTGATCGGGCGCATCGCCGGGAACACGACCCGGAAGAACGTCTGCACCGCGTTGGCGCCGTCGATCTGAGCGGCCTCCCGCAGCGACGGGTCGACGCCCTTCAAGCCGGCCAGGTACAGGATCATGATGTAGCCGACGTGTTTCCAGGACGCCGCGACGAGCGCCGCCCAGAGGTTGATGCTCGAGTCGCCGAACCAGTCGATCTGGTCGTCGGTGCCCGCGGTGCCCAGCACGCTGTTCAGCAGACCGGCGTCCGGGCTGTAGATCAGGTGCCAGATGATGCCGACGAGCGCGAGCGAGAGCATCACGGGGACGAAGAAGATGCTCTGGTAGATCCGCGAGCCGCGCAGGTTCTGGTCGAGCAGTACCGCGATGAACAGGCCGAGCGGTGTTGCGATCACGGCCAGGAACAGCAGCCAGATGATGTTGTGCTGCACCGCGGGCCAGAACGGCGGATATTCCTCGGTGATGAACTTGTAGTTGTCCAGCCCGGCGAAGTTGACTCCGCCGGGCTGGTCGATGTCGGTCCGCGCGTCGGTGAAGCCGAGGAGGACCGAGAACAGCGCCGGCCCCCAGACCAGCAGCAGCTCGATCAGCGTCGGGATCCCGACCATGAGCCCGAGTACGACGCGGTCTCTCCCGGTGAGGCGGCGCAATTTTTTGCGTTTGCCCACCGGGGCGGATCGTTCGGTCGGGGTGCTGGGCGTGGCCACTGTGGCCTGAGGGGTCGTCATGCTGGTCTCAGCTGCCGTAGATCTGCTTGGCCTGTGCCTCGAGGCCCTTGGTCACCGCGTTGACGTCGCCGTCCTTGATGAACTGCTGGAACGCGGGGAGCGCGGCGTTGTTCGCGAACGCGGGCTCGGCGTCCCGGTCGAGGAACTGCGAGATGTTCTTCGCGGCGCCGATGACCTCGGCGGACTTCTTCTGCAGCGCGGAGTACTTGGCCGTGCTGGCCTTGTTCGACGCGGCGACGTTGTTGGGGTCCTCGGACTGGTAGATGTCCTGGGCCTCACCGCTGGCGAGGTACTCCATGAGCTTGCGGGCGCTGTCGTTCTCGCCGCCCTTCTTGCTCAGGATGAACCCGTCGATCGGGGCCTCGACCGCGTCCGCACCGACGTTGGAGTCGAGCTCCGGGAACGGGAAGAAGTCGATGTCGGTGTCGCCCTGCGGCCACTGCTGGCCGACGAACGTGCCGAGCAGGTACATGCCCGCCTTCTTCTGGACGACGGTCTGCGCGGCCTCCTGCCAGGTGCGTCCGAGCGAGCCCGGGGCCTGGTACGGGAAGATCTCCTTCCAGGTCGTGAAGACCTGCTTGACCTTCGCGTCCTCCCAGCTCTCCTTGTGCGCCATCAGGTCGACGTGGAACTGGTAGCCGTTGATGCGCATGTTCAGGTAGTCGAACGTGCCGAACGCGGGCCAGCCGTCCTTGTCGCCGAACGCGATCGGGGTGAGCCCGTCCGCCTTCATCTTCTTGGTCAGCGCGATGAGCTCGTCCCAGGTCTTGGGCTCGGTGTAGCCCTTCTCCTTCCAGACGCTCGGACGGTAGAACCAGCCCCACGGGTAGTTGTAGTTCGGGATGAAGTACTTCTTGCCGTCGTCGGCCGTGGACGCGGTCTTGAACGCCTCGGAGAAGTTGCCTCCGACCTTCTCCCAGACGTCGTCGATCGGGGCGAGCAGGCCCTGCTTCGCGTACGACTTCATGCGGTAGCCGGCGAACCACGTGAAGACGTCGTCCGGGCTGCCCTTGAGGTAGTTGTTGATGTTGTTCTGGAAGTCGTTGTGCGGAACCGTGTTGATCTTGACCGTCAGGTCGACGGCGTCCTTGGCCGAGCCCAGCATGGCCGCGAAGGCCCGCTTCGGCACCTCGTCCGAACCGTTCGAGCCGAACGTGACGGTGCCGGTGCCGCTG is drawn from Cryptosporangium aurantiacum and contains these coding sequences:
- a CDS encoding ABC transporter substrate-binding protein; translation: MSRRSVLRAFGLGAVGIAASPLLAACTGADSGSGSGTGTVTFGSNGSDEVPKRAFAAMLGSAKDAVDLTVKINTVPHNDFQNNINNYLKGSPDDVFTWFAGYRMKSYAKQGLLAPIDDVWEKVGGNFSEAFKTASTADDGKKYFIPNYNYPWGWFYRPSVWKEKGYTEPKTWDELIALTKKMKADGLTPIAFGDKDGWPAFGTFDYLNMRINGYQFHVDLMAHKESWEDAKVKQVFTTWKEIFPYQAPGSLGRTWQEAAQTVVQKKAGMYLLGTFVGQQWPQGDTDIDFFPFPELDSNVGADAVEAPIDGFILSKKGGENDSARKLMEYLASGEAQDIYQSEDPNNVAASNKASTAKYSALQKKSAEVIGAAKNISQFLDRDAEPAFANNAALPAFQQFIKDGDVNAVTKGLEAQAKQIYGS
- a CDS encoding beta-galactosidase — its product is MSNAGLRAVTARLGGKLAYGGDYNPEQWPESVWLEDVALMKEAKVNLVSVGIFSWAKLEPAEKEYEFGWLDRVLDLLHDNGIAVDLANASATPPPWFSRRYPDSLPVDANGQRRWYGARQAFCPSSPDYRTASARLTRAIGERYAEHPAVAMWHVHNEYGCHNWHCYCDTSAEAFRTWLRDRYSSLDTLNEAWGTAFWSQRYYDWAEIIPPRTPAYHTFANPTQQLDFWRFSSDELLDCFRAEAEILREVSSAPVTTNFMTFFKPLDYWAWAAEQDLISNDHYRIVEGLGAGGATHDLAMSGDLIRSLAGGQPWLLMEHSTSAVNWQPRNPAKLPGQLRRDSLTHTARGADGALFFQWRQSKAGAEKFHSALVPHAGTDSKLWRDVVALGNDLHNLEEVAGSTVRAEVAITVDWESWWAIELDSHPSVEVTGLGELRRFHRALWERGVACDFVHPDHDLSGYRLVIVPTLYLTGGEAGPNLTEFVEAGGTALVTYFSGIVDHNDHVRLGGYPGAFRDLLGVRVEEFNPLLAGDSVELEGIGSEATGTLWTEAATATTAEVLVTYKNGPLAGRPVITSNSVGNGEAWYVGTRLDAASHAWLVGSVLISAGVKPVLPLSPWPDGLDVVERVGGDARYLFAINHSDAAIAVPVRGKDLLTGREWAETDTVGAGAVVVIRLAG
- a CDS encoding carbohydrate ABC transporter permease, giving the protein MTVLTKTKAPAVLAKSSKSGPKVSRGGRIFSYSFLTITAVLWLIPLVWTIYTSLRPEKDTQKYGYLSTGGAFNFDNYVEAWNQGGFSNYFVNSAIITIPAVIITLALAAMVAFAVSRFRWRFNITLLILFTAGNLLPQQILAAPLFQLYKHFALPYSVSDSGSLLNTYYGVIAANIAFQVGFCTFVLSNYMKALPHELTEAALVDGAGVWKQFWKIILPLCRPALAALATLEVIWVYNDFFWALLFIQTGDRLPVTTGINNLFGQYAQNDNLIAAGALLTAIPVLAVYVALQRQFVAGLTLGSNKG
- the galK gene encoding galactokinase, whose translation is MRESASWLAPGRVNLIGEHTDYNDGFVLPLAIEFGCRATVSPGPEGMLRFTSAQEPDPVEVPVADLAPGAVPGWAAYPAGVLWALGVDLPGLTVAVDSDVPLGAGLSSSAALTCSVGGAANDLLELGLSPRELVAATRKAENDFVGAPTGGMDQLASMLGEAGSVLFCDMRTLDVRPVPFGLDAEGLALLVVDSRAPHRHADGEYAARRRSCEQAASTLGLRALRDVVDLDEALAKLAAEPDGEVLVKRARHIVTENARVTDVVALLDAGKVREIGPALTASHASMRDDFEITVPEVDVLVEALLAAGAYGARMTGGGFGGCVIALLDQNAVDDAARAAVAAATAHGFATPRTFTTSPAAGAHSVGAHHAG
- a CDS encoding carbohydrate ABC transporter permease: MTTPQATVATPSTPTERSAPVGKRKKLRRLTGRDRVVLGLMVGIPTLIELLLVWGPALFSVLLGFTDARTDIDQPGGVNFAGLDNYKFITEEYPPFWPAVQHNIIWLLFLAVIATPLGLFIAVLLDQNLRGSRIYQSIFFVPVMLSLALVGIIWHLIYSPDAGLLNSVLGTAGTDDQIDWFGDSSINLWAALVAASWKHVGYIMILYLAGLKGVDPSLREAAQIDGANAVQTFFRVVFPAMRPINIVVVVITVIEALRAFDIVYVINRGTNGLELLSALVVQNLVGEGTQIGVGAAIATVLLVISLVPIVAYLWQTFRKEEQR
- a CDS encoding DeoR/GlpR family DNA-binding transcription regulator, with product MLASQRQARIVEEIRRGGGVRVSDLTELLGVSDMTIRRDLEVLAKSGVLHKVHGGAVLANSRRTDEPGFAVKSALQQPAKEAIAARAAELITPGTAIALSAGTTTWTLARHITAIPELTVVTNSTTVADILEAQAPRAGFTVILTGGVRTPSAALVGPVADQSIASLHVDQLFIGMHGMDAVAGLTTPNLAEAQTNRALINSAREVVVLADSTKWGIVGLADFGPLSTADVLITDRGLPPAANDILAEAVGELIVVDVAADHAAQ
- the galT gene encoding galactose-1-phosphate uridylyltransferase, with amino-acid sequence MSNISETHLSDGRELFYFDDAPGKDRSAVDERGLPHVVSTSERRWDALAGEWVVIAGHRQTRTFLPPTDQCPLCPTRTEQLNGATHQTEIPASDYDVVVFENRFPSLSTSTPVESSLTGLFHTEPGNGRCEVVCFTSDHNGAFSRLPAARVRTVLDALAQRTEALGRIDGVEYVFSFENRGEEIGVTLSHPHGQIYAYPFVPPRMDRIRQSLRDHHDATGECLQCALLAAEQADGARIVEKGSHFTAYVPFAARWPYEVMIVPHRHVPDLPALDEPELAELSELYPAVLRRFDGLFDTPAPYIAGWQQAPVRQDRDLWHLALQVFSIRRAPGKLKYLAGSESGAAVWINDIAPERAAASLRGETA